The Syntrophobotulus glycolicus DSM 8271 DNA window AAGGACTGGATGATGACATCCGGGCAGTTTTTATCAGGGCGCCGTATCTTTTAGAGGTGTCACCAGAGGTAGATATACTGGCTGAATACGCTGAAAAAATAGTTTTTGTCCGTCAGGGTCATATTTTAGCCTGTGCTTTTCACCCTGAGCTGACCGAGGATAGCAGAATTCATGAATATTTTTTAAAGATTGTTGCAGAATACCAGGGATAGGGGGGTATCTGATGCTTGATCTGAAATTGGTACGCAGTAACCCGGAAAGGGTTAAAGAAGCTTTAAATCATCGCAATTCGGATATCAATCTTGATGATTTTCTCAAATTGGATGAGGAGAGACGAAAAATTCTCGCTGATGTGGAAAAGATGAAAGCTCGCCGCAATAAAGTATCAGAGGAAGTAGGCAAGCTAAAGAAAGCGGGAGAAAATGCGGATCAGCTTGTTACAGAAATGCGGGAAGAAGGGGAAAGGATCAAAGCCCTGGAAAGCGACCTGAACACGATTGACCGGCAAATGACAGAAATCCTTTATGTTATCCCTAATATTCCTCATTCTACAGTCCCGGTTGGCAAAGATGAACACGATAATATTGAGCTTCGGAAATGGGGAACACCCAAAAAGTTTGAATTTGAACCAAAGGCGCACTTTGAACTGGGAGAAAACCTTGATATTTTGGATTTTGTCCGTGGTGGTAAAGTTACCGGAGCCAGATTTACCTTCTATAAAGGTTTAGGGGCAAAGCTGGAAAGGTCTTTGATCAACTTTATGCTGGACAGGCATACAGCGAAAGGCTATAGTGAGATCTTCCCTCCGTTTATGGTCCACCGCAATTCCATGTTTGGCACAGGACAGCTGCCGAAGTTTGAGCAGGATGCTTTTAAAGTAGAGAATACGGAGTATTTTCTAATTCCGACGGCAGAAGTGCCGGTAACGAATTTATATCGGGATGAAATACTGGAAGCCGAGAAGCTGCCGATCCGCCACTGTGCTTACAGTGCCTGTTTTCGGGCTGAAGCCGGGGCGGCCGGGCGCGATACCCGGGGAATCATACGACAGCACCAATTTAATAAAGTGGAGCTGGTTAAATTTTCGCTGCCCGAGAAATCGTATGAAGAGTTAGAAGAGCTGACCAACAGTGCGGAAACGATTTTGCAGGAGCTGGAGCTTCCGTACAGGGTGGTGGCGCTTTCAACAGGAGATATGGGCTTTAGCTCAGCCAAGACCTATGATATTGAAGTTTGGCTGCCAAGCTTTAATACCTACAGGGAGATATCCTCCTGCAGCAACTTTGAAGACTTTCAGGCCCGCAGGGCAAACATCAGGTTCCGGCGCGGACCGAAGGAAAAGCCGGAGTTTGTGCATACTCTTAATGGCAGCGGGCTGGCAATCGGCCGTACGGTTGCGGCCATTTTGGAAAACTGCCAGGAGGAAGACGGCCGGATCAGAGTCCCAAAAGCATTGTGGTCATATATGGGTGTAGAGTATATTGAATAAAACGTAAAAAAAATTGATCATGAACCGTTATGATTAGTTGTTTTACGTTTTGAAATATGGTATACT harbors:
- the serS gene encoding serine--tRNA ligase, whose translation is MLDLKLVRSNPERVKEALNHRNSDINLDDFLKLDEERRKILADVEKMKARRNKVSEEVGKLKKAGENADQLVTEMREEGERIKALESDLNTIDRQMTEILYVIPNIPHSTVPVGKDEHDNIELRKWGTPKKFEFEPKAHFELGENLDILDFVRGGKVTGARFTFYKGLGAKLERSLINFMLDRHTAKGYSEIFPPFMVHRNSMFGTGQLPKFEQDAFKVENTEYFLIPTAEVPVTNLYRDEILEAEKLPIRHCAYSACFRAEAGAAGRDTRGIIRQHQFNKVELVKFSLPEKSYEELEELTNSAETILQELELPYRVVALSTGDMGFSSAKTYDIEVWLPSFNTYREISSCSNFEDFQARRANIRFRRGPKEKPEFVHTLNGSGLAIGRTVAAILENCQEEDGRIRVPKALWSYMGVEYIE